TTACCCTGGTACCAGCTGCAGATCAGAGCTTGTTGTCACTGGTTCTTCCCAGAAggaagtttaaaagaaaaaatagaaaattttgtGCTTGAATTAAAAAGCTGCAAATACTTCATGCCTCTGATCTTcaaaaggggagaaaaacaTCCCAAGCTGTGATCTTAAGAGGGCCTGTGACATGATCAGTGGGGAGGGTGGAAAAAGCTCATATGAGCAAGAGAAGAGATGGAGACTCGAAATGTGCACATGAAAAAGCAGCATATTTTCATTGATGGAAGCAaaggcagaaatgaaaaattaccaGAAGGGACAAACAgttaaaaattgaaaagataAATCCAGAATAATAAATTGGCTTTGCTCATTCATTCATAGATGCATCCATGGAACTGCAGGCACCAACAAAGTTGGTTAAAATGTTCAGTAAGTTCATTAAAGTGTAATTGCATTATCTATCCCTGGAAGCAAATTTGGCAGGATGTGAAAAGAGAGAAGGATATACCAGTGTCCTCAAGGGCAAGAAAAAAAGGGTTTACAGGACAATTAATAAAGCTACCCTGAAACTACAGGAATGGTTTTATAAAGCAGCAGTGACTGGCAAAGCAGAGAAGATAAAAGTAAAGCAGAACCAGGTCTTAGCCAGGAGCTTGGGTGTGTCTGGATGACTCTGCTTGAAAAAAATGTGTCTCCCTTCCCCTCTGATAAGGTGCAGATAAGGGAAATTCCCTGTGCTGACCATTCCTTATTGGGAAAAAGCTGACCCTACCATAAATTAGGTTTATAGTACTGGCAGAAAAAGAGACTTACACTGGATGCTAACAGCACCTTCTTCAGCTTGCTATACTGAAGGCTTTTCCAAGCCTTTAAATACACATTCTCACCTTAAGGGAGCCTtaccaaaacaaacacatgCAACCATTAAGGTGAAACAGAAATTGAAAGTCAAAAGATTTAGAATTAAGTTTTAGCAAAAATGCTGTGTGAGGGACTGATTTAGTACTAGAGGCTTATGCTGTGTTTGGTGTTAAAAATCAGATTAATCCATTTGACTGTGTCTCCCAATCCTTTCTTCTCCTGACACTTCCAGCTGTAATTCCAAACTGCCACTAAGAATTGCAGTTCACTCTTTGGGAGATTCTCCCCTGTAAGCTCATGCAAACCCaacctgcctgcagcacctgaTCAACATTCTGACAGTGCAATATCTGGGGATTGCTGCTTTTACTCAAGATACTCCAGAAGCAATCCAGATGCCAATTTTCATGAGCTGGATCATAAAATATTATGCAGCATCACAGATGagcttttcattttgcaaaacccaaaaatacACTGCACTGAGGTGCTGATATGGGAGTCCAGGGAATGCTGAAGGAACACCTGGAGGGACAGATGTTCATCTCTCCTTGCACCAGGAGAAAGATCTCAAAAAGAACACGCTGGTATTTATTCCCCATTCAGCTTCTTGCTTTTCTGTTCAGTGAAGAAAAGCACATGCACTGGTGCTCTTTAAGCCCTAACTATGGGCTttaatatttaacaaaaaaataactgTTCCCCAGTTGTTTTCTCTCAGTCACCTCCTGACACCACTATTTCATCTGttcccagcccttggagcagttACTGGCTGGGCAGGTTTGTCCCACCCAGGGCTGAACAGGTCCTTCAGGTCTCCAGAAGGAACTGGTGTGtctctggcagcaggagcatccctgggcctgtgaggaaaggctgcacagcactgcagtgcaggatggagagctgtgggaggcaAAGTCTGTGCAGAGAGGaaagagctctgctgtggtgtCCTGGGGCTGAAGTGTGGTACATATCCTGTGTGTAACCAGGGATATATTCCACACCTGAGTCACTGCAGAATTCCTCCTGATACGGCCTCCTCATTACCTGGTGATACAGGTGCCTTGGCTGGCCTCCCATTTGCTGTTTGCTCTTTCCCTCCCTGAATTTGCCCCGCAGTTTGACACTTCTGTACACAGGGAGTCCAGCTCATTGTGCAGCCTGAAACACCTGGAGCATTTTTTATGGGTGTAGAaaggcctggctgctcccaagaGCTGCAAGTGCTGCCAGGCCAGAGCTTTCCTTCCATTCTCTTTATTTCTCATTCCCTCCAAATTCTGTGGAACTGCTCAGAAGTGTTTTGGAGGAAGGAAGTAACAAAAGTTTTTGAAAATCCATCTTGGATAATAGAGGACCtgaaaattttagaaataacattttcatgACTCTCAAAGACCAGAAGACTAAGTGATtgtctttcttctctttgcttCTCTCTTTCAGTAGCAATCAAAGGACTCAGTGTGTAATCAGACACTTGTTTCTGCTCACTCCCCAGGTACTCAGGGATGtcactgcttttctctgctACAGGTACAGCCATGGCAGCTTCAGGAGGATTCTTGTGTCTGTAGAAAACCAGACTCTCAGACACAGCACGTTCTCTGTTAGCCCAAAAGGAACtaagagaaaagacaaaaagagtGAAAACTTCCTTTCTGAAAGAAGACATTTTCTCAAGGGGAAtgagggaagcagaggggtGGGAACGTGAAGGTCCACACACATTGTTCACCATTTGGGCTCCTTACAAGCTCTGTTATCAGGCTGAATCACTCTGTTAAAACAAGGCTTTGTGTGACTCCGCTCTGACCGCGGCGCTGGCCGCAGTGGGTGCGCTCCTAACCCCTTTGTTTCCACGTAGGTAAACTCTAAGCAGGTTTAGGAACGCTCCCCTCGGCAGGGAGACGCCTCCTCCAAATCCCACCTTTTGCTTCAAGCGGCAGAGGTCCGGGGGAGGGGATCGCAGCCCGCGTGTGGAGGTACAGGGAGGAAACAGCCCACTCCACAGCCACTGACCAATAAGGGGAACCGCCGTGTTGGCAGAAGGCTTAGGGCTGATAAATTCCATGGGGCTCAGATAACACATTCTGGAGACAACTCCCATTGTCACCGGCATAAAAGCGGTGCGGTGGGGGAGCAGGGCACTCTCCTGCCTGGGGATCACGAATCGCTGAGGTGCAGCTTAGGTTGGGTCCTTGCTCTTCCTCCCCATGGCCACTTACAGCTTCAGGCAAACCAGCTCCTCCGTGGTGGGAGGCCCCGGCGCCTCCTCCCTCCGCTTCGGTGGCAGCTTCAGGGCCCCCAGCATCCACGGGGGGTCTGGTGGCAGAGGTGTGTCCGTGTCCTCTGCCAGGTTTGTCTCCTCTGGCCTGGGAAGCGGCCTGGCGGGGGGCTATGGTGGaggcagcttcagcagcagctttagCTATGGGGGTGGCCTGGGGGGTGATGGGCTCCTCTCGGGAAATGAAAAGGCGACCATGCAGAGCCTGAACGACCGCCTGGCCTCCTACCTGGAGAAAGTGCGAGCGCTCGAAGAGGCAAACTCTGACCTCGAGACCAAAATCCGAAACTGGTACCAAAAACAAGGACCAAGCCCAGCTCGGGACTACAGTCCTTATTTCAAGACTATTGAAGACCTTCGAGACAAGGTAGGTGTTAATATTTATCAAAAGTCATCTTAGATTTCCACTACAAAGGAAGGACGAAAACCCAAAACCATCCTTAGGGAACCCCTAGAAAGCATTAAATGTcatgggagggagagggagatgaGATGGAAATGCAAGGAATGGGTGGGGGGGTTAAAGTAAATGTCAATATGGAATTATCTACTTTTTTTAATGCTAGCCAAGAGGAGGTACAAACCAGTCAGTGGGGGATGCCCAAGTACTGAAATCTGATAATGTTTGCTTTTAACAAAGCATATATGCTGGTCATGCACACACATATGTCCAGTTAATGTATGTATGGCCATATATAAACTGATATGTAATGAAAGCCAAGCTGTGACAGCAACCCGCCTGTCTCTGCAACCTCTCATCTGCCATAGAGCTTGAAAACCCTCAGAAGCCCAGACACACTGCTttaacaatgaaaataaaaacaggtttagagtaatttctttttcacatttccTATACTTAACCTTGGAATTAAGTGAACTGAAACATTTGGCGtaggaagaaaggaaacagcagACATGAAGTAATCAATCCCATATATAAATGCAGGATTTGCCCCAAGAGCCCATGGGTACCTGATAACAGATTGCTGAGGTGATACACACCCTGCATAACACAGGGAGTAGCTGATTAACTatgtaaataaaagaaagaaaacttgagGTTTAGTTTTCTGAGTTCAGCCTGGAGTTCATGACCGCTCCCACGCAGGTTGCTTCTCCTTGCTGCAACCCATCCACATTTGCTCCTGATTTAGAATCTGAGCTCTGCTGATGGCAGAACTGGCAATGGGATTTCCTCCTCTTAGTAttattttccctcctttcttttGCTCCCCTTAGTTAGGGGTGGAAAACCATACAGCTGGTCTGTGGATGACCTTTTGAGTTTTAGAAGTGGCAGGTGTAGAAGACATGCTTTCCAGGTAAAACTGAACAgagattttctttaaataaaatttccttcAGAGACTTTCATGATACATTAAAATAATCAATAAACACTATCCTGGGTATTCTAGGAAGTAAAAATGTGATCAAAGATGGTCTCTCAAAATCATCTCCCTCTCAGCCAGCACGTAGTTTTTTCTTACTGTGGAGCTTCTACCTAAATTGGCTTTCACTTCATACACTGGACGTGAGGATGTGTCCAAAACAGAATCCTGACAGAAATATGTGATAAATCTGTGTGACATCTGTTACTGTAGATCATTGATCCTTCCCTACACCTCTATTTGCTGTAGCTACAGGTGAAATAGACTCTTCACTCTTATCTGCACAGCAGGGAAGCTGATAACAATTGTTTCAGCCTCAGTAATGAGCTCTCATTGTTTGCAGATCCTTGATGCCACCATTGATAACGCCAGGATTGTGCTGCAGATTGACaatgccaggctggctgctgatGACTTCAAAACCAAGTGAGTAATTTCTGAGAGGGAAAAGATCTCATGAGTAGGCAGAAATCCTTGTTGAGGCAAGGGCAGTGAAATAGGAATGGAATGCCCCTAAAACTCCTGTATGAATATTGGTTTGATCCTGTGCAAGCAGTTCAACCCTTCAGGTCTTTGCTAAAAACACCACTAAAAATTTTGCATAATGTGGAATATGTGGAGAAAGGTTTAATGCTCAATGACATTTGGTACACCATAAATCCTCCAAACCCAGATACTTTCATACTGTGCGTCTTGTGGGCTGGGTGATCACTGAACCTGAAtgagtttgttttgcttttttaaggTTTGAGACTGAGCAAGGTCTGCGCATGAGCGTGGAGGCCGACATCAACGGCCTGCGCCGGGTCCTGGATGAGCTGACCCTGTCCAGAGCCgacctggagctgcagatcGAGGGATTAAAGGAGGAACTGGCCTACCTAAAGAAAAACCACGAAGAGGTAAACCCCAAGAAACACGTTTGAAAGTGGAACTAGAAAAACAGCCTGTGGAGATGTGGAGTCCCTCAGGATTGCCTTGGGCTCACCAACAGTGAGGGAAAGATTCCTGTGTAGACTGGGATCCCTCCTGCCAGTATCTCAGGGGAGTCAGTCAGCCTTAGCCCTTGAAGAAAGGACAGAAGGTTCACAATGTTTTCAGTTTACAATTGTACCCTCTTTTGtctcctctgcctttccccacaGGAGCTGAGTGCCCTGAGAGGACAAGTAGCCGGTCAAGTCAGTGTTGAGCTGGACTCTGCTCCAGGCATTGACCTGTCCAAGATCCTGGCAGATATGAGGGACCAGTATGAGCAGATGGCTGAGAAGAACAGGAAGGATGCTGAGGCCTGGTTCCACAGCAAGGTAAAACCCCTCCATATTGTACAAATACtaaccaaaaaaatccatgaaagAAACAACTATtaaaacacacaggaaaatgCTGTGACAGCCTTATGCCCCCCCATTTCTCACATGTGTTTTCCCTGTCTCAGACTGAAGAGCTGAACCGTGAGGTCGCTGTTAACACCgaacagctgcagagcagcaagtCCGAGGTCACTGACCTCAGACGCACCCTGCAAGGGCTGGAGATCGAGCTGCAGTCCCAGCTCAGCATGGTAGGTCAGAAttggcactgcctgacagcccCCCACTGAGAAGGGCCCACATTTCCCTCCCCACACAAAGTGGGCCCACATTTCCCTCCCCACACAAAGTGGGCCCACATTTCCCTCCCCACACAAAGTGGGCCCACATTTCCCTCCCCACACAAAGTGGGCCCACATTTCCCTCCCCACACAAAGTCCTGCACTGGCAGTAACCTCTCCTGCCTGTGGTTTGCCCTGACAGAAAGCGGCGCTGGAGGGCACCTTGGCTGACACAGAAGCACGTtatggggcacagctggcacagatCCAGGGGCTGGTTGGCAGCATCGAGGCACAGCTGGCTGAGCTCCGGGCTGACATGGAGCGCCAGAACACCGAGTACAAGATCCTCATGGATATCAAGACTCGGCTGGAGCAAGAGATCTCTACGTACCGACAGCTCCTGGAAGGCCAGGAGTCCCAGTAAGAACCTTTTGCTCAGCCTCACGAGTCTGACCACATCATGGTGCACGTTTGCCACAGCACCTTGGTTAACACAGTACTCCTGGAGTTCTACAACTTCTAACAAACTAATTTTTCTGGAGCTAGAAATGTTACAGTTATTGTTTACATGAAGTGAGACCTCAAAGAGTTTCTAAACTGGAAAGGGAACTGACAAGCAGCACAGTAGATTAATTGCAGCTAACAGTTGAAGTGATCAGCTGTCTCACAGTCAGGAAAAGTGCAGTTAATAATGTTTTacagaatataaaaattaataccAAATTCCCATAAA
This genomic stretch from Haemorhous mexicanus isolate bHaeMex1 chromosome 28, bHaeMex1.pri, whole genome shotgun sequence harbors:
- the LOC132339390 gene encoding keratin, type I cytoskeletal 19: MATYSFRQTSSSVVGGPGASSLRFGGSFRAPSIHGGSGGRGVSVSSARFVSSGLGSGLAGGYGGGSFSSSFSYGGGLGGDGLLSGNEKATMQSLNDRLASYLEKVRALEEANSDLETKIRNWYQKQGPSPARDYSPYFKTIEDLRDKILDATIDNARIVLQIDNARLAADDFKTKFETEQGLRMSVEADINGLRRVLDELTLSRADLELQIEGLKEELAYLKKNHEEELSALRGQVAGQVSVELDSAPGIDLSKILADMRDQYEQMAEKNRKDAEAWFHSKTEELNREVAVNTEQLQSSKSEVTDLRRTLQGLEIELQSQLSMKAALEGTLADTEARYGAQLAQIQGLVGSIEAQLAELRADMERQNTEYKILMDIKTRLEQEISTYRQLLEGQESQMFGSLSGTAGKRDKQ